From one Citrobacter sp. Marseille-Q6884 genomic stretch:
- a CDS encoding translesion error-prone DNA polymerase V autoproteolytic subunit has translation MLFFQPTQRREIETIPLFSDRVPCGFPSPAQDYVEKRIDLNELLIRHPCATYFVKSSGDSMIGAGISDGDLLVVDSSRKAVHGDIVIAAVDGEFTVKRLQLHPTVMLKPENRACSPIMLSSEDTLDIFGVVTFIVKATT, from the coding sequence ATGTTGTTTTTCCAGCCTACGCAACGCCGGGAAATTGAAACCATCCCGCTCTTCAGTGACCGGGTTCCCTGCGGTTTTCCCTCGCCAGCTCAGGACTATGTTGAGAAACGAATCGACCTGAATGAGTTATTAATCCGGCATCCCTGTGCAACGTATTTTGTAAAATCGTCTGGCGATTCCATGATTGGCGCAGGGATAAGCGATGGCGATCTGTTGGTTGTCGACAGTTCCAGAAAAGCCGTCCATGGGGATATTGTGATTGCTGCCGTTGACGGCGAATTCACGGTTAAACGTCTGCAGCTCCACCCGACGGTAATGCTGAAACCGGAGAACAGGGCCTGTTCGCCCATCATGCTGAGTTCTGAGGACACACTGGATATATTTGGTGTGGTGACATTTATCGTAAAAGCGACGACCTGA
- a CDS encoding Y-family DNA polymerase produces the protein MFALVDVNSFYASCELIFRPDLKGRPVVVLSNNDGCVISRNDEAKAVGVKMGAPYFKQKDVFRRYSVVCFSSNYELYADMSHRVMTTLEALSPRVEMYSIDEAFCDLTGVRNCRDLTDFGREIRETLRQRTHLLVGVGIAQTKTLAKLANHAAKKWPQQTGGVVNLSNIERQRKLMAAFPVEEVWGVGRRLSKKLEAMGINTVLDLADTDIRFIRKHFNVVLERTVRELRGEPCLALEEFAPDKQEILCSRSFGERITRYEDMRQAICSYASRAAERLRVEHQYCRFILAFVKTSPFVPNEPYYGNSASVKLLTPTQDSRDIIAAATRSLDAIWKEGHRYQKAGVMLGDFFSQGVAQLNLFDDNAPRPGSEKLMDVLDRLNAKDGRGTLYFAGQGIQQPWQMKREMLSPRYTTRYTDLLRVR, from the coding sequence ATGTTTGCACTGGTTGATGTGAACTCGTTTTATGCCAGCTGTGAATTGATATTCCGTCCCGACCTGAAGGGAAGGCCGGTTGTTGTGCTTTCAAACAACGATGGCTGCGTCATCTCCCGAAACGATGAGGCTAAAGCCGTCGGGGTTAAGATGGGCGCACCGTATTTTAAACAAAAGGATGTGTTTCGCCGCTACAGTGTGGTGTGTTTCAGCAGTAACTATGAGCTCTACGCGGACATGAGTCACCGGGTGATGACGACGCTGGAAGCATTGTCTCCCCGCGTGGAGATGTACAGCATTGATGAGGCATTCTGCGACCTGACAGGTGTAAGAAATTGCCGTGATCTGACCGACTTTGGCAGGGAAATTCGAGAAACGCTACGACAACGTACTCATCTGCTGGTGGGAGTGGGTATTGCACAGACCAAAACGCTGGCAAAACTGGCTAATCATGCGGCAAAAAAATGGCCCCAGCAGACGGGCGGTGTGGTGAATTTATCGAATATTGAGCGCCAGCGTAAACTCATGGCGGCATTTCCGGTTGAAGAGGTCTGGGGGGTGGGACGCCGTCTCAGCAAAAAGCTGGAGGCTATGGGAATCAATACTGTATTGGATCTGGCGGATACTGATATCCGTTTTATCCGCAAGCACTTCAATGTGGTACTCGAAAGAACGGTGCGTGAATTGCGTGGTGAACCTTGTCTGGCGCTGGAAGAGTTCGCACCTGACAAACAGGAGATTCTCTGCTCCCGCTCGTTTGGGGAAAGAATTACCCGGTATGAGGATATGCGGCAGGCCATCTGCAGTTATGCGTCAAGGGCAGCGGAAAGACTGCGCGTAGAGCATCAGTATTGCCGGTTCATACTGGCTTTTGTCAAAACATCTCCGTTTGTACCCAATGAACCGTATTACGGTAACAGTGCGTCGGTGAAGTTGCTCACGCCAACTCAGGACAGCCGGGATATCATTGCTGCGGCAACCCGAAGCCTGGACGCCATCTGGAAAGAGGGGCATCGCTATCAGAAAGCGGGCGTCATGTTGGGTGATTTTTTCAGTCAGGGTGTGGCTCAGCTCAATCTGTTTGATGATAATGCACCGCGTCCGGGCAGTGAGAAGCTGATGGATGTGCTGGATCGTCTGAATGCTAAAGATGGCAGGGGAACGCTGTATTTCGCCGGGCAGGGCATCCAGCAGCCGTGGCAGATGAAGCGTGAAATGCTCTCCCCACGCTACACCACCCGATACACCGATCTGCTTCGAGTCCGTTAA